The Sulfurospirillum tamanense DNA window CAGTTGTTTGCTTTTACCCTGCGGATTTTACCTTTGTGTGTCCCACAGAAATCGCAGCTATGAACGCCAAATATGACGAGTTTCAAGAGCTTGGCGTGGAAATTTTAGCCGTCTCCACAGACACCAAGTTTTCCCACAAACGTTTTGTAGAAACTGAGCCTATTTTAAAAGGCTTGAAACTTACCATTGGTGCAGATACCACCCGCGTAGTCAGTGAAGCCTTTGGCGTGCTTATCGAAGAAGAAGGCCTAGCACTTCGCGGTCGTTTCTTGTTTAATCCCGATGGCGTGTGCGTCGCCCAAGAAGTCCAAGCCCCTATGGTAGGCCGCAACGTCAACGAATTCTTGCGCCAAGTCCGTGCATGGCAACACGCCACTAAAACAGGCGAAGTGTGCCCTGCTGGCTGGGTTCCAGGCAAAAAAACCTTACCCGTAAACACCGACGTAGAAAAAATGACAGGCCGCGTGGGCGATTACATCACCATCGAAGAGATTATGTCCTAATACCCCCAAGGAAAGGGTGTGTGGCCCTTTCCTTTTTTGAGCTATACTTTCACCCATGAAAACATCCCTTTGCGGCTGGCTTTTGCTAGCAAGCTTACTCCTTAGCCTCACGGGCAATAGTGCTCTTTATACCCTTGCAGGTACGTTGGCGTGGAGTGCGGGACTGGTGTTATTTTTCACCATTCCTCCCCCAAAACGTCGCCTTAGCCTCACTCTTTTTACCCTTGGGACCGCATGTTTCGCTTTTGCCTACACCATGGGCTTTAGGGTTGAACTGTGGCGGGTGTTGAGTGTCAATCAACTCATGCTAAGCTTACTCATCAGCATCAGCTACTTAAGGCTCGTAGCCCTCCCTACCCCAAGCGAACACCCTCTTCCTAAAGGCCCCAAGAGCTTTGTTTCGACCTTTTTTGGCGTGCATCTTTTTGGTGCTGTTATTAACCTCTCCTCCGTGCTGTTAGCAGGCGACAGACTTTCCCAAAAAACTCCGCTTACCAAAATGCAAATCGCCACGCTTTCGCGCGCTTTTTCCGCAGATGCCTTGTGGTCACCGTTTTTCATCGCCTTTGCCGCGGCTAGCATTTACGCACCCCAAGCCTCGCTTTTGCACCTGTGGCAAAGCGGCATGATGCTCGTTGGCGTAGGGTTTATGCTCACCTATTGGGAGTTTGGAGGAAAGCCCATGGAAGACTTTGTGGGCTATCCCATCGGCCCTGAAGCCTTGGTTTTGCCTGCGCTCTTGGCGGCACTTGTGGGGGCGACCCATTGGTTGTTTCCTGAGGCGCGGGTGATTTTACTGGTCTCTTTTTACGCGCTTGGCCTGACGCTATGGTTTCTTTTTTGGCGCCAAGGCATTGTCCAAGGGCTCAAACACTTTGCCACCCACACCACCACCCAACTCCCTCTTCTAAAAACAGAACTGGCACTTTTTTTGGTAGCGGGGTATTTTGGCTTAAGCATCAGTGCGCTTTTAGAGGGTTTTGCCCTTGCTTTTCCTGTGAGTGCGTTTACCCCTAGCGTGGCGGCAGTGATGCTCCTTGGGATGGTCCTTGTCTCACTCGTGGGCGTTCATCCCATCATTTCCATCGCTATTTTAGGCGGGTGGCTTGGGAGCATGGAAGTTGACCACACCTTGCTTGCCATGACCTTTTTGATGTCGTGGTCACTCAGCATTGGCACGAGTCCTGTGTCAGGGCTCAACCTCGCCCTCTCAGGGCGCTATGACATTCCTTCTAAAAAACTGTTTTTATGGAATGCACGCTACGCCCTTAAACTCTATGTGGCGTGCGTTGCCACGTTGCTACTTTATTAAGTGCACAATTCGCCGATGCTACCCTTACATGTAACGATTTTAAAAGGCAGCCCCAACAGACCATGGTAACACTTTCAACCCAAGATCTTTTACACCTTGCCGCCAGTAGTCCTAAAGAGGCCAAAGCGCTAGTGAAAGCCTTAGTAAGCGCACCGAGTGCGGAATTAGCAGTGGGTAAATCCACCCCCAACACCATCCAAACCTTGCTTCAGTCTTTGGCCACCAACGCCATCGCACCCGCGCAGGTCAAACACACCCTTGAAAATGCTTCGTGGTTTAAAAATGCACCCTCCTTGCCAAACCAGCTTCAAACCCTTGTCACGCTCACCCAAAATGACCCCGCGCTCAAACCTTTCTCGCAAGCCTTACAAGGGTTTTTAAAAGAGATTGTCACCACCAACGGCGCGGAGCTAAAACAACAACTCGTGCGTTCAGGCACAGGATTTGAAGCGGCCTTGCGCACCCAAAGTTTGCCCGTGGATGTGGCGTTACACCAACCCTTGCGCCAGCTCCAAGAGACCCTAGGGCAACTCCCTTTACCCAAAACCACCCAAGCAACCCTAAGCCGTCTTTTTCAAGAAGTGCTCACACCAAGCACCCAAAAAACCCCGAAAGAAGCCCTAAAAATTGCCACAACAGCGCTTGCAACACAACTCCAAGTTCTCTCCAAGCGCCCCTTGTTTCCTTTGGCAGAAAAAGTGGCAACTCTTGAAAAAACACTCACAAAATTTCAAAGCACCGCTGCCAAAGAGGCACTCCAGCACCCTCTACTCTCTCGCCAAGCGCCACAACTTCCGTTAACACAAGAGACCAAAAGTGTACTTATTGCTTTACTTAAAGAACTCAAAGAAAACCCACTTCCACTGCCAAAATCTAGCCAAAATACACCCCAAATCCAACACCTTGCCACCCACACAAAAACTCAGACCATCGCACTTTTGGAATCAATTTTAAAGCATTCAAGCACAATCAAACACGACCTTGCACCTGTTCTTCAGGCCAAAGCCATACCACCGCCTCCAAGCACCCAAGGCACAATAAAACACAAACTGACACCTTTACATGTAAACGCAAAAATCCCTTCTTTAACACAAGAAGTACCCCCAGACAAGCCAAGTGCCACCCTTTTACATGTAACGCCAAAAGCCCCTTTACTCATCGGTGAACTAGCATGGTCAACCCAAGCACCCCAATATTTCTCACCCCTTTTGGCAGCCATTCCTAATGACACAGAGGCTCAACTAAAGCGCGCTGTGTCGGCGTTAAAAACTCTTATCAAACTTTTAGACGCAACCACCCTTGAGCTTCCCAAAGCGCTCACCCTCACCAAAGAACACGTCCTAGCCCTCAAGCAACAACTTACACAAGCGGGTTCGGGGGAGCTCCCCAAGGCGATTATGAGTGATGTGAAAAAAACCCTTTTAGAGCTCCAGAATGCTTCAAGTACATCCCATAAAGAAGCCAACCAATTAGCCACAAAATCTTTGGCCCAAATTGAAATGCACCAGCTTTACGGGCATGTCAGCCAAAGCGCTCACACCTATCTGCCCTACTTGTGGAGCGGCTTAAAGCACGGAAGTCTTATGGTGCAAAAACGAGAAGAAGCTACCTACTGCCAAATTAACTTAGAATTTGAACACTACCGCAACGTGCACATCATGCTCGTGTTGTTTGACACTCAGCATATTAATGTAAGCATCGCCCTTGAAAGCCCCGAACTTAAAACGCGCATCAGTGAGCACATCCAAGAACTCAGGCTCATGCTTTACGCGGTGAGCATTACCCCCTCAAACATCACACTTTTACCCTACGAAAAACGCGAATCCCTTGAAAAAAACACACTGGAGGGCGACTTTGGCATCAACCTTACCGCCTAAACAAAGCCGAAAAAAAGCCGTTTCACTTAAATATAATCTCGAAAAAAAGGGAGCGCCAAAGGTTACCGCCAAAGGCCAAGGCGAAGTGGCCAACACCATCATCCGCCTTGCCAAAGACCACAACATACCCATCCGCGAAGATGCTGACCTTGTAGAACTGCTTTCCAAGGTAGAACTTGACAGAGAAATTCCCCCAGCACTCTACAAAGCGGTCGCAGAAGTATTTAGTTTTCTTTATAAAATGACTAATAAAAAAACATAAATATTTAACTTATATTTAAGTAAGGTATGATAATATTTACCTTGAAAACCAAAGTGAACCATTTTGTTGCAAGCTATGTCGCCAGAACAAATGGGCACAAGTGGGAAATCACACACAGGAGAAAGAAATGAGAAAATTAACCGCACTTGCGTTCGCAATTATGGTAGGATTAGGCTTGAGCGTGAGTACCGCTTCTGCAGATTCAGCGCGTGGCCAAAAACTTTACCTTAAGTTTATGAAAACCCCAACTGGTCTCAACGGTGCCCAATTTGCAGCACAACACACCATTGCAGAATGGAGAGAGTTATGCGCCAATGAAGGTGCTGGATTCATCACAGAGTACTCCGCAAAACATCCTGATGCAGCCGACTTTTTAGGTGGCGCTCAATTTAAAAGGTTCCAATCTGACATCTGTGACTTTGTTATCCATTACGCAAAAGACAGCGGCAACGTACCAGCTTGCTAAGTTAGCACCTGCAAGGAGTTTTTCACTGCTCCTTGCTTTTTTCCTTCTTCCTCTTTACCTTTTTGCCCTTCCCACAGAAAAAACCATCAAAACACTAGGCCTTGAGCCTGAAGAAATCCAGTGGCTTGCCGCTAAACCCATCATTCGTTTAGGCTTTGATCATGCGCGACCCCCTTATGATTTCATCAACGCACAAGGCGAGCATCAAGGGGTTTTCTCCTCTTATTACCGCT harbors:
- a CDS encoding peroxiredoxin; this encodes MGCDTGVKQRPEQNAAQAAKPQQTPKEKKMSSSMVLKKMPEFTMDAYDAKSGHYTSVKSEDYAGKWTVVCFYPADFTFVCPTEIAAMNAKYDEFQELGVEILAVSTDTKFSHKRFVETEPILKGLKLTIGADTTRVVSEAFGVLIEEEGLALRGRFLFNPDGVCVAQEVQAPMVGRNVNEFLRQVRAWQHATKTGEVCPAGWVPGKKTLPVNTDVEKMTGRVGDYITIEEIMS
- a CDS encoding tellurium resistance protein TerC — translated: MKTSLCGWLLLASLLLSLTGNSALYTLAGTLAWSAGLVLFFTIPPPKRRLSLTLFTLGTACFAFAYTMGFRVELWRVLSVNQLMLSLLISISYLRLVALPTPSEHPLPKGPKSFVSTFFGVHLFGAVINLSSVLLAGDRLSQKTPLTKMQIATLSRAFSADALWSPFFIAFAAASIYAPQASLLHLWQSGMMLVGVGFMLTYWEFGGKPMEDFVGYPIGPEALVLPALLAALVGATHWLFPEARVILLVSFYALGLTLWFLFWRQGIVQGLKHFATHTTTQLPLLKTELALFLVAGYFGLSISALLEGFALAFPVSAFTPSVAAVMLLGMVLVSLVGVHPIISIAILGGWLGSMEVDHTLLAMTFLMSWSLSIGTSPVSGLNLALSGRYDIPSKKLFLWNARYALKLYVACVATLLLY
- a CDS encoding EscU/YscU/HrcU family type III secretion system export apparatus switch protein codes for the protein MASTLPPKQSRKKAVSLKYNLEKKGAPKVTAKGQGEVANTIIRLAKDHNIPIREDADLVELLSKVELDREIPPALYKAVAEVFSFLYKMTNKKT